One Pseudomonas muyukensis DNA segment encodes these proteins:
- the dxs gene encoding 1-deoxy-D-xylulose-5-phosphate synthase, translated as MPTTFQEIPRERPVTPLLDRADTPAGLRRLAEADLETLADELRQELLYTVGQTGGHFGAGLGVIELTIALHYVFDTPDDRLVWDVGHQAYPHKILTGRRERMLSLRQKDGIAAFPRRSESEYDTFGVGHSSTSISAALGMAIAARLQNDPRKSIAVIGDGALTAGMAFEALNHAQEVDADMLVILNDNDMSISRNVGGLSNYLAKILSSRTYASMREGSKKVLSRLPGAWEIARRTEEYAKGMLVPGTLFEELGWNYIGPIDGHDLPTLIATLRNMRDLKGPQFLHVVTKKGKGFAPAEIDPIGYHAITKLEPADKPVAPKKPSGPKYASVFGQWLCDMAAADNRLVGITPAMKEGSDLIDFSERYPERYFDVAIAEQHAVTLAAGMACEGAKPVVAIYSTFLQRAYDQLIHDVAVQDLDVLFAIDRAGLVGEDGPTHAGAYDLSYLRCIPGMLVMTPSDENELRKMLSTGHHYKGPAAVRYPRGTGPNAPISGDLEPLEIGKGVLRRQGSKVALLVFGVQLAEALQVAEKLDATVVDMRFVKPLDEALILEVAAGHELLVTIEENAVMGGAGAAVGEFLAREAVLKPLLHLGLPDIYVEHAKPAQMLAECGLDAAGIEASVKARMAKLGL; from the coding sequence ATGCCCACGACGTTTCAAGAGATCCCCCGCGAACGCCCGGTCACGCCGTTGCTGGACCGCGCCGACACGCCCGCCGGCCTGCGCCGGCTGGCCGAAGCCGACCTGGAGACCCTGGCCGACGAGCTGCGCCAGGAGCTGCTCTATACCGTTGGTCAGACCGGTGGGCATTTTGGTGCTGGCCTGGGCGTCATCGAGCTGACGATCGCCCTGCACTACGTCTTCGATACCCCGGATGATCGGCTGGTGTGGGACGTCGGCCACCAGGCCTACCCGCACAAGATCCTCACCGGGCGCCGTGAGCGCATGCTCAGCCTGCGCCAGAAAGACGGCATCGCTGCCTTCCCGCGCCGCAGCGAGAGCGAGTACGACACCTTCGGCGTCGGCCATTCCAGCACCTCGATCAGCGCCGCCCTGGGCATGGCCATCGCCGCCCGCCTGCAAAACGACCCGCGCAAATCCATCGCGGTGATCGGCGACGGCGCACTGACCGCCGGCATGGCCTTCGAAGCGCTGAACCACGCGCAGGAAGTGGACGCCGACATGCTGGTGATCCTCAACGACAACGACATGTCGATTTCGCGCAACGTCGGCGGCCTGTCCAACTACCTGGCCAAGATCCTCTCCAGCCGCACCTACGCCAGCATGCGCGAGGGCAGCAAGAAGGTCCTGTCGCGCCTGCCCGGTGCCTGGGAAATCGCCCGCCGCACCGAGGAATACGCCAAGGGTATGCTGGTTCCCGGCACCCTGTTCGAGGAGCTGGGCTGGAACTACATCGGCCCGATCGACGGCCACGACCTGCCGACCCTGATCGCCACCCTGCGCAACATGCGCGACCTCAAGGGCCCGCAGTTCCTGCACGTGGTGACCAAGAAGGGCAAGGGCTTCGCCCCGGCCGAGATCGACCCGATCGGCTACCACGCCATCACCAAGCTGGAACCGGCCGACAAGCCGGTCGCGCCAAAAAAGCCCAGCGGGCCGAAGTACGCCTCGGTGTTCGGCCAATGGCTGTGCGACATGGCCGCCGCCGACAACCGCCTGGTGGGCATCACCCCGGCGATGAAGGAAGGCTCGGACCTGATCGACTTCAGCGAACGCTACCCCGAGCGCTACTTCGACGTGGCCATTGCCGAGCAGCACGCGGTGACCCTGGCCGCAGGCATGGCCTGCGAAGGCGCCAAGCCGGTGGTGGCGATCTACTCCACCTTCCTGCAGCGCGCCTATGACCAACTGATCCACGACGTCGCGGTGCAGGACCTCGACGTGCTGTTCGCCATCGACCGCGCCGGCCTGGTTGGCGAGGACGGCCCGACCCACGCCGGGGCCTACGACCTGTCGTACCTGCGCTGCATCCCCGGCATGCTGGTGATGACCCCGAGCGACGAGAACGAGCTGCGCAAGATGCTCAGCACCGGCCACCACTACAAGGGCCCGGCGGCAGTGCGCTACCCGCGCGGCACTGGCCCCAACGCGCCGATCAGCGGCGACCTGGAGCCCCTGGAGATCGGCAAGGGCGTGCTCCGCCGCCAAGGCAGCAAGGTCGCCCTGCTGGTGTTCGGCGTGCAGTTGGCCGAAGCCCTGCAAGTGGCCGAGAAGCTCGACGCCACGGTGGTCGACATGCGTTTCGTCAAACCGCTCGACGAGGCCCTGATCCTCGAAGTCGCCGCCGGCCATGAACTGCTGGTGACCATCGAAGAGAACGCCGTCATGGGCGGCGCCGGCGCGGCCGTGGGCGAGTTCCTGGCGCGCGAGGCAGTGCTCAAGCCGTTGCTGCACCTGGGGCTGCCGGACATCTACGTCGAGCACGCCAAGCCTGCGCAGATGCTCGCCGAGTGCGGGCTGGATGCGGCCGGGATCGAAGCCTCGGTCAAGGCCCGCATGGCCAAGCTCGGTCTGTAA
- a CDS encoding TonB-dependent receptor domain-containing protein translates to MKIPTLTTLLCLPAAALAGEPSRDDALKLPDVLISASRQVESRTATSAANTVFTRADIDRLQPSGVTDLLARVPGVQVAPSGGRGSLPGIFIRGTKAAQTLVLVDGVRIANATSGDSGLQFLDVDQIERVEVLRGSRSAVYGSDAIGGVIQIFTRRGTGQGLQPRLRLAAGSQQTWQRSLGLSGGNGATRFNLGASLDETAGIDSTRASYPSDGDHDAYRNRALNLSLSHAFNERFEAGLNLLDSRGRREFDEPRGSSPQQPYSNYAVSSLGTYLDAQLAEQWHSRLEVAHSENRDDSRDKLTRQSSPFNTYRDQASWQNDLALDDANNLALGGEWYEDRVHASTDFNEDSRWNRAVFAQHRFQGEHFSTELGVRHDKNQQFGGQTTWSGSLTLPLDTRNDLLLSYSEGFRAPTFNDLYYPNFSNPDLKPEHAKSYEVQWRSQLTDSSRLETSLYRTDLRNAISYDTEANNMGNVAQARINGFEMALAQQWGAWTSELGLALIDPRDKKSGHTLARRARRTLSLDIDRQFERFNVGASWQAVSGSYNDETNNAPIAGYGLLGIRGGWAASSELKLDLKLDNLLDQRYSRTLYSYQGSNHGYREEGRTWLLSLTWTPAL, encoded by the coding sequence ATGAAGATTCCAACCCTCACCACCCTGCTCTGCCTGCCCGCCGCCGCGCTGGCTGGCGAACCCTCCCGCGACGACGCCCTCAAGCTCCCCGACGTGCTGATCAGCGCCAGCCGCCAGGTCGAGTCGCGCACCGCCACCAGCGCCGCCAACACGGTGTTCACCCGCGCCGACATCGACCGCCTGCAACCAAGCGGCGTCACCGACCTGCTGGCCCGCGTCCCCGGCGTGCAAGTGGCCCCGAGCGGTGGCCGCGGCAGCCTGCCCGGCATCTTCATCCGTGGCACCAAGGCCGCCCAGACCCTGGTGCTGGTGGACGGCGTGCGTATCGCCAATGCCACCTCCGGCGACAGCGGCCTGCAGTTCCTCGACGTCGACCAGATCGAACGGGTGGAAGTACTGCGTGGTTCGCGCTCGGCGGTGTACGGCAGCGATGCCATCGGTGGGGTGATCCAGATCTTCACCCGCCGCGGCACTGGCCAGGGCTTGCAACCGCGCCTGCGCCTGGCCGCCGGTAGCCAGCAGACCTGGCAACGCAGCCTGGGGCTGTCCGGTGGCAATGGCGCGACCCGTTTCAACCTTGGCGCGAGCCTGGACGAGACCGCTGGCATCGACTCGACCCGGGCGTCTTACCCCAGCGACGGCGACCATGACGCCTACCGCAACCGCGCGCTGAACCTGAGCCTGAGCCATGCCTTCAATGAACGCTTCGAGGCCGGGTTGAACCTGCTCGACAGCCGTGGCCGTCGTGAGTTCGACGAGCCTCGTGGCAGCAGCCCCCAGCAACCCTACTCGAACTACGCTGTCAGCAGCCTGGGCACTTACCTCGACGCCCAACTCGCCGAGCAGTGGCATTCGCGACTGGAGGTGGCCCACAGCGAGAACCGCGACGACAGCCGTGACAAGCTCACGCGGCAAAGCTCGCCATTCAACACCTACCGCGACCAGGCCAGCTGGCAGAACGACCTGGCCCTGGATGACGCTAACAACCTGGCGCTGGGGGGCGAGTGGTATGAGGATCGGGTGCACGCAAGCACCGACTTCAACGAGGACAGCCGCTGGAATCGCGCGGTGTTCGCCCAGCATCGCTTCCAGGGCGAGCACTTCTCGACCGAGCTTGGCGTGCGCCACGACAAGAACCAGCAGTTCGGCGGCCAGACCACCTGGAGCGGCAGCCTGACCCTGCCGCTAGACACCCGCAATGACTTGCTGCTGTCCTACAGCGAGGGCTTTCGTGCCCCGACATTCAACGACCTCTACTACCCCAACTTCAGCAACCCCGACCTCAAGCCGGAGCACGCCAAGTCCTATGAAGTGCAATGGCGCAGCCAGCTGACCGACAGCAGCCGCCTGGAAACCTCGCTCTATCGCACCGACTTGCGAAATGCCATCAGCTACGACACAGAGGCCAACAACATGGGCAATGTCGCCCAGGCCCGTATCAATGGCTTCGAGATGGCGCTGGCCCAGCAATGGGGCGCCTGGACCTCTGAACTGGGGTTGGCGTTGATCGACCCGCGTGACAAAAAAAGCGGTCACACCCTTGCCCGGCGTGCACGCCGCACCCTGAGCCTGGATATCGACCGTCAATTCGAGCGTTTCAATGTCGGTGCCAGTTGGCAGGCCGTTAGCGGCAGCTACAACGACGAAACCAACAATGCCCCCATCGCTGGTTACGGGCTACTGGGCATTCGCGGCGGCTGGGCGGCCAGCAGCGAACTGAAGCTCGACCTGAAGCTCGACAACCTGTTGGACCAGCGCTACAGCCGCACCCTCTACAGCTACCAGGGCAGCAACCACGGCTACCGCGAGGAAGGTCGCACCTGGCTGCTGAGCCTCACCTGGACACCGGCGCTTTAG
- a CDS encoding cobalamin-binding protein, with translation MRAFLGAILLGFAALAEAGPRVISLAPSMTEIVLELDAGDLLVGLLDGGERPAALSALPSVGRQGQLDMERLLSLKPELLLLWPGSVAPAQREQLRRLGIATFSGEPADLDQLLAQIDAIAQRLGRAEQGRVYTAALRQRLQGLRERYRREVPLRVFYQVWDQPLYTLGGRQVVSDALRVCGARNVFDDLAQPAPQVSVESVLLRDPEVILAADAAQLASWRRWRQLSAVVNGGLLVVPDKGLERPSGQMIEATARLCELLAAKAPVSR, from the coding sequence ATGCGGGCGTTTCTCGGCGCCATCCTGCTGGGCTTCGCGGCGCTGGCCGAGGCGGGCCCGCGGGTGATCAGCCTGGCGCCATCGATGACCGAGATCGTCCTCGAACTGGACGCCGGCGACCTGCTGGTGGGCCTGCTCGACGGGGGGGAGCGCCCCGCGGCGTTGTCGGCGCTGCCGTCGGTCGGGCGCCAAGGCCAGCTCGACATGGAGCGCCTGCTCAGCCTCAAGCCCGAGCTGTTGCTGCTATGGCCCGGCAGCGTGGCGCCGGCCCAGCGCGAGCAGTTGCGGCGCCTGGGCATCGCGACCTTCAGTGGCGAGCCGGCTGACCTCGACCAGTTGCTCGCGCAGATCGATGCCATCGCCCAGCGCCTGGGGCGCGCCGAACAGGGGCGGGTGTACACGGCCGCCTTGCGCCAGCGCCTGCAAGGGCTGCGCGAGCGCTACCGGCGGGAGGTGCCGCTGCGGGTGTTCTATCAGGTCTGGGACCAGCCGCTGTATACCCTCGGCGGGCGCCAGGTGGTCAGCGATGCCCTGCGCGTCTGCGGCGCGCGCAACGTATTCGATGACCTGGCCCAGCCGGCGCCGCAGGTGAGTGTCGAGTCGGTGCTGCTGCGCGATCCCGAGGTGATCCTGGCCGCTGACGCGGCGCAATTGGCCAGTTGGCGGCGCTGGCGACAGCTCAGTGCCGTGGTGAACGGGGGATTGCTGGTCGTGCCGGACAAGGGCCTGGAGCGGCCCAGCGGGCAGATGATCGAGGCCACCGCCCGCCTGTGCGAATTGCTCGCGGCTAAAGCGCCGGTGTCCAGGTGA
- a CDS encoding MFS transporter, which yields MTRGEVKRRLALAWWQYLAVGLVPLPVMAWAFGASAALIPVLAMPLFIAGAASMFLSLPRFSAYKRALIATDKALGSAEEPAAWIELARVRRLAMLFACFPAWVAALSVLVGLEAVPQILLALSTLVLLYLYRLPRQLG from the coding sequence GTGACCCGCGGCGAGGTGAAACGCCGGCTGGCCCTGGCCTGGTGGCAATACCTGGCGGTGGGCCTGGTGCCGCTGCCGGTGATGGCCTGGGCCTTCGGCGCCAGTGCCGCGTTGATTCCGGTGCTGGCCATGCCGCTGTTCATCGCCGGCGCCGCCAGCATGTTCCTCAGCTTGCCGCGCTTCAGTGCCTACAAGCGGGCGCTGATCGCCACCGACAAGGCCCTGGGTAGCGCCGAGGAGCCTGCGGCCTGGATCGAGCTGGCACGGGTGCGGCGCCTGGCCATGCTGTTCGCCTGCTTCCCGGCCTGGGTCGCCGCGCTGTCGGTGCTGGTCGGGCTGGAGGCAGTGCCACAGATACTCCTGGCACTGTCCACCCTGGTGCTGCTGTACCTCTATCGCCTGCCGCGCCAGCTCGGCTGA
- the ribA gene encoding GTP cyclohydrolase II, with product MPVVFVAASKLPTPFATFTMHGFLDEATGREHVVLSLGDIADGEPVLGRLHSECLTGDALFSQRCDCGSQLEAALQAIAREGRGVLLYLRQEGRGIGLLNKIRAYELQDGGADTVEANERLGFAADQRDYAMCLPMLEHLGVTSLRLMTNNPRKVKALTDMHIQVAERVPLHTGHNPHNRLYLATKADKLGHMMGNKHQGEVPQA from the coding sequence GTGCCCGTCGTCTTTGTTGCCGCCTCCAAACTCCCTACCCCCTTTGCGACCTTCACCATGCATGGCTTCCTCGACGAAGCCACTGGCCGCGAGCACGTGGTGCTCAGCCTGGGTGATATCGCCGACGGCGAACCGGTGCTGGGGCGCCTGCATTCCGAGTGCCTGACCGGTGACGCCCTGTTCAGCCAGCGCTGCGACTGCGGCTCGCAACTGGAGGCCGCGCTGCAGGCCATCGCCCGCGAAGGCCGCGGCGTGCTGCTGTACCTGCGCCAGGAAGGCCGCGGCATCGGCTTGTTGAACAAGATCCGCGCCTATGAACTGCAGGACGGCGGTGCCGATACCGTCGAGGCCAACGAGCGCCTGGGCTTCGCCGCCGACCAGCGCGACTACGCCATGTGCCTGCCGATGCTCGAACACCTGGGGGTCACCTCGCTGCGGCTGATGACCAACAACCCGCGCAAGGTCAAGGCGCTGACCGACATGCACATCCAGGTCGCCGAACGCGTGCCGCTGCACACCGGGCATAACCCGCACAACCGCCTGTACCTGGCCACCAAGGCCGACAAGCTCGGCCACATGATGGGCAACAAGCACCAGGGCGAGGTCCCCCAGGCGTGA
- a CDS encoding substrate-binding periplasmic protein → MGLRAVLLAGVLLLAGPGVMAQEAPTQVRLVSEAWIDYTNADGTGLAWDVLRKVFEPAGVKVVAQSAPYSRAVGLVKRGEADAWVGSYMQENADNLYPQWHFDQDHIYALGLVDKPLPTLETLGQYRLAWVRGYDYASYLPNIHNFREIQRREGILAMLEHDRVDFYIDALAEVDYVLGQAPDPKRLRRTHVAELPLYLAFTRSEQGQALRDLFDRRMTQLVRSGELKPIFERWKQPYPFTVDSQPH, encoded by the coding sequence ATGGGCCTGAGGGCTGTACTACTGGCAGGGGTGCTGTTGCTTGCAGGCCCGGGCGTGATGGCCCAGGAGGCGCCGACGCAGGTGCGCCTGGTCAGCGAGGCCTGGATCGACTACACCAACGCCGACGGCACCGGGCTGGCCTGGGATGTGTTGCGCAAGGTGTTCGAGCCGGCCGGGGTCAAGGTCGTGGCGCAGAGCGCGCCCTACAGCCGCGCAGTCGGGCTGGTGAAGCGTGGCGAGGCGGATGCCTGGGTTGGTTCTTACATGCAGGAGAACGCCGACAACCTGTATCCGCAATGGCACTTCGACCAGGACCATATCTATGCCCTGGGCTTGGTCGACAAGCCGCTGCCCACGCTCGAGACCCTCGGCCAATACCGCCTGGCCTGGGTGCGCGGCTACGACTACGCCAGCTACCTGCCCAATATCCATAACTTTCGCGAGATCCAGCGCCGCGAGGGAATCCTGGCGATGCTCGAGCATGACCGGGTCGATTTCTATATCGACGCGCTCGCCGAGGTCGACTATGTCCTGGGCCAGGCGCCCGACCCCAAGCGCTTGCGCCGGACCCACGTCGCCGAGCTGCCGTTGTACCTGGCGTTCACCCGCAGCGAGCAGGGCCAGGCCCTGCGCGACCTGTTCGACCGGCGCATGACGCAACTGGTGCGCAGCGGTGAGCTGAAGCCGATCTTCGAGCGTTGGAAGCAGCCCTATCCGTTCACGGTGGATAGCCAGCCGCATTGA
- a CDS encoding phosphatidylglycerophosphatase A family protein, with protein sequence MTDHPNQVPAEFVPPSVWRNPWHFIAFGFGSGTLPKAPGTWGSLVALPFIPLWQMLPDWGYWLLLGISMLFGVWLCGKVANDLRVHDHEGIVWDEIVGMWITLWLVPEGWQWLLAGFLMFRFFDILKPWPIRWVDRHVHGGFGIMLDDILAGVFAWLGMQVLVWAVA encoded by the coding sequence GTGACCGACCACCCCAACCAGGTGCCTGCGGAGTTCGTTCCGCCTTCGGTCTGGCGCAACCCGTGGCACTTCATCGCCTTCGGCTTCGGCTCCGGCACCTTGCCCAAGGCCCCGGGCACCTGGGGCTCGCTGGTGGCGCTGCCGTTCATCCCGCTGTGGCAGATGCTGCCCGACTGGGGCTATTGGCTGCTGCTGGGCATCAGCATGCTGTTCGGCGTCTGGCTGTGCGGCAAGGTGGCGAACGACCTGCGCGTGCACGATCATGAGGGCATCGTCTGGGACGAGATCGTCGGCATGTGGATCACCCTGTGGCTGGTGCCGGAGGGTTGGCAGTGGCTGTTGGCGGGGTTCCTGATGTTCCGCTTCTTCGACATCCTCAAGCCCTGGCCGATCCGCTGGGTCGACCGCCATGTGCATGGTGGCTTCGGCATCATGCTCGACGATATCCTGGCCGGCGTGTTCGCCTGGCTGGGCATGCAGGTGCTGGTGTGGGCGGTGGCCTGA
- the thiL gene encoding thiamine-phosphate kinase: MGEFELIRHYFAAAPCAQGGEGVALGIGDDCALLDLAAGEQLAISTDTLVAGVHFPAVCDPLLLGQRSLAVAASDLAAMGASAIGFTLALTLPEVGPHWLAAFADGLGRMAHRCRMTLIGGDTTRGPLSITVTVFGRVPVGQALRRSGAQPGELLCVGGCLGNAAGALPLVLGERAAPEPVAGPLLAHYWSPLPQLNLGQSLRGRASAALDISDGLLADCGHIAKASGVALEVNLEQVPVSSELQAFLGLEGARQAALSGGDDYVLAFTIAADTLAAIPDLVRSAMTVHVIGRVLEGQGVTLRDSQGQDITPRQRGYQHFRETP, translated from the coding sequence ATGGGTGAGTTCGAGCTGATCCGTCATTACTTCGCCGCCGCGCCCTGTGCGCAGGGCGGCGAGGGCGTGGCCCTGGGCATCGGTGACGACTGCGCGCTGCTGGACCTTGCCGCCGGCGAGCAGCTGGCGATTTCCACCGACACCCTCGTGGCCGGTGTGCATTTTCCCGCCGTCTGTGACCCGCTGCTGCTGGGCCAGCGCTCGCTGGCCGTGGCGGCCAGCGACCTGGCGGCGATGGGCGCTAGCGCTATCGGCTTCACCTTGGCGCTGACCCTGCCCGAGGTTGGCCCGCACTGGCTCGCCGCCTTTGCCGACGGCCTTGGCCGCATGGCCCACCGATGCCGCATGACGCTGATCGGTGGCGACACCACGCGCGGTCCTTTGAGCATCACCGTGACAGTGTTCGGCCGGGTGCCTGTTGGCCAGGCCCTGCGCCGCAGCGGGGCGCAACCGGGCGAGCTGCTGTGCGTCGGCGGCTGCCTGGGCAATGCCGCCGGGGCGCTGCCGCTGGTGCTGGGTGAGCGCGCGGCGCCGGAGCCGGTCGCCGGGCCACTGCTGGCGCACTACTGGTCGCCGCTGCCCCAGTTGAACCTGGGTCAGAGCCTGCGTGGTCGCGCCAGTGCGGCGCTGGACATCTCCGACGGCCTGCTGGCCGACTGCGGGCATATCGCCAAGGCTTCCGGCGTCGCCCTCGAGGTGAACCTGGAGCAGGTGCCAGTGTCATCTGAACTACAGGCCTTCCTCGGCCTGGAGGGCGCGCGGCAGGCGGCGCTCAGTGGCGGTGACGACTACGTGCTGGCCTTCACCATCGCCGCCGACACCTTGGCCGCGATACCGGACCTGGTGCGCAGCGCCATGACCGTGCACGTCATCGGCCGCGTCCTCGAAGGCCAGGGCGTAACCTTGCGCGACAGCCAGGGCCAGGACATCACTCCCCGCCAACGGGGCTATCAACATTTTAGGGAGACACCGTGA
- the nusB gene encoding transcription antitermination factor NusB, whose product MISDESDRFNPRDPKPADAGKPSKSAKRREARKLATQALYQWHMAKHSLNEVEAQFRVDNDFSDVDGAYFREILHGVPAKKVEIDEALKPCLDTPLEELDPVELSVLRLSAWEFMMRADVPYRVVINEGVELAKVFGATDGHKFVNGVLDKLAPRLREAEVKANKR is encoded by the coding sequence GTGATTAGCGACGAAAGCGATCGTTTCAACCCGCGCGATCCAAAACCTGCGGATGCCGGCAAGCCGTCGAAGAGCGCCAAGCGTCGCGAAGCCCGCAAGCTCGCCACGCAGGCGCTGTATCAGTGGCACATGGCCAAGCACTCGCTGAACGAAGTGGAAGCGCAGTTCCGGGTCGATAACGATTTCTCCGACGTGGACGGTGCCTACTTCCGCGAGATCCTGCACGGGGTCCCGGCGAAGAAGGTCGAGATCGACGAAGCGCTCAAGCCCTGCCTGGACACCCCGCTGGAAGAACTCGACCCGGTCGAGCTGTCCGTGCTGCGCCTGTCGGCCTGGGAATTCATGATGCGCGCCGACGTGCCGTACCGCGTCGTCATCAACGAAGGTGTGGAACTGGCGAAGGTCTTCGGCGCCACCGACGGGCACAAGTTCGTCAACGGCGTGCTGGACAAGCTGGCGCCGCGCCTGCGTGAAGCGGAAGTCAAGGCGAACAAGCGCTGA
- the ribH gene encoding 6,7-dimethyl-8-ribityllumazine synthase — protein MTLKTIEGTFIAPKGRYALVVGRFNSFVVESLVSGAVDTLVRHGVSESDITIIRAPGAFEIPLVAQKVAQQGEYNAIIALGAVIRGGTPHFEYVAGECTKGLAQVSMEFGVPVAFGVLTVDSIEQAIERSGTKAGNKGGEAALSALEMVSLLAQLEAK, from the coding sequence ATGACCCTGAAGACCATCGAAGGTACCTTCATCGCCCCCAAAGGTCGCTATGCTTTGGTGGTTGGCCGCTTCAACAGCTTCGTCGTCGAAAGCCTGGTAAGCGGCGCCGTTGATACCCTGGTACGCCACGGTGTCAGCGAAAGCGACATCACCATCATCCGTGCCCCGGGCGCGTTCGAAATCCCGCTGGTGGCACAGAAGGTCGCCCAGCAAGGCGAGTACAACGCGATCATCGCCCTGGGCGCCGTGATCCGTGGCGGTACCCCGCACTTCGAATACGTCGCGGGCGAATGCACCAAGGGCCTGGCCCAGGTGTCCATGGAGTTCGGTGTACCGGTGGCCTTCGGCGTGCTGACCGTCGACTCCATCGAGCAAGCCATCGAGCGTTCCGGCACCAAGGCTGGCAACAAAGGCGGTGAAGCTGCCCTGTCCGCCCTGGAAATGGTCAGCCTGCTGGCGCAGTTGGAGGCCAAGTGA
- the ribBA gene encoding bifunctional 3,4-dihydroxy-2-butanone-4-phosphate synthase/GTP cyclohydrolase II, with protein MALNSIEELVEDIRQGKMVILMDDEDRENEGDIIMAAECCQAEHINFMAKHGRGLICMPMTRERCETLKLPLMAPRNGSGFGTKFTVSIEAAEGVTTGISAADRARTVQAAAAKDAKADDIVSPGHIFPLMAQPGGTLARAGHTEAACDLARMAGFEPSGVICEVMNDDGTMSRRAELEVFAAEHNLKIGTIADLIHYRMIHERTVQRVSEQPLDSELGQFNLVTYRDAVEGDVHMALTLGKICAEEPTLVRVHNMDPLRDLLMVKQPGRWSLRAAMSAVAEAGSGVVLLLGHPLDGDVLLAHIRESAGDAPTKAPTTYSTVGAGSQILRDLGVRKMRLMSSPMKFNAISGFDLEVVEYVPSE; from the coding sequence GTGGCGCTCAACAGCATCGAAGAACTGGTCGAAGATATCCGCCAGGGCAAAATGGTCATCCTCATGGACGACGAGGACCGTGAGAATGAAGGCGACATCATCATGGCCGCCGAGTGTTGCCAGGCCGAGCACATCAACTTCATGGCCAAGCATGGCCGTGGCCTGATCTGCATGCCGATGACCCGCGAGCGCTGCGAAACCCTCAAGCTGCCGCTGATGGCCCCGCGCAACGGCTCGGGCTTCGGCACCAAGTTCACCGTGTCGATCGAAGCTGCCGAAGGCGTCACCACCGGCATCTCCGCCGCTGACCGCGCACGCACCGTGCAGGCCGCCGCGGCCAAGGACGCCAAGGCCGACGATATCGTCAGCCCTGGCCATATCTTCCCGCTGATGGCCCAGCCCGGCGGCACCCTGGCCCGCGCTGGCCACACCGAGGCGGCCTGCGACCTGGCGCGCATGGCCGGCTTCGAGCCGAGCGGGGTGATCTGCGAGGTGATGAACGACGACGGCACCATGTCGCGCCGTGCCGAGCTGGAAGTGTTCGCCGCCGAGCACAACCTGAAGATCGGCACCATCGCCGACCTTATTCACTACCGCATGATCCACGAGCGCACCGTGCAGCGCGTCTCCGAGCAACCGCTGGACAGCGAGCTGGGCCAGTTCAACCTGGTCACCTACCGCGACGCGGTGGAAGGCGACGTGCACATGGCCCTGACCCTGGGCAAGATCTGCGCCGAGGAGCCGACCCTGGTGCGTGTGCACAACATGGATCCGCTGCGCGACCTGCTGATGGTCAAGCAGCCGGGCCGCTGGAGCCTGCGTGCGGCGATGAGCGCCGTGGCCGAGGCCGGCAGCGGCGTGGTGCTGCTGCTGGGCCACCCGCTGGACGGCGACGTGCTGCTGGCGCACATCCGCGAAAGCGCGGGCGATGCGCCGACCAAGGCACCGACCACCTACAGCACGGTCGGCGCCGGTTCGCAGATCCTGCGCGACCTCGGTGTGCGCAAGATGCGCCTGATGAGTTCGCCAATGAAGTTCAATGCGATATCCGGATTCGATCTGGAAGTTGTAGAATACGTGCCCTCCGAGTGA